The genomic stretch TTCCAGGTACCGCAGAAACTCTGCCACTTGCTTCTGATGTCCAAAGACTGTTTTTGGCTATAACGTAGTATTCATACTTTTGTCCTTCCGCTACATGATCTGCAACATAACGAACGTCGGCTGTCGTTCCGATCTGAACTCCGTTCTGGTATACCTCATACTCCGCAGCTCCAGGGACAGGCGCCCAGCCAAGACTTACCTCCGTCCTCGTAGCAGTAATGACACTAAGTCCTTTAGGAGCAGCGAGCTCCCCCCAAGTGATCGTTACGGCATTGCTGTTCTTTGAGACAGGATAATCTGTCTTCTGAGCAGCAACTTCAAACTTGTATGTCTTTCCTTGGGTGAGTCCACCGTCAGGTTTGTACTCATACCATGTATCCTGTTCGTTCCAAGTACCACCGACCCATCCTCCATTTACATAGACATCATATCCAGTTGCTCCAGGGCTTGCTCCCCAGCTGAGGTTTACCGCATCAGACGAAATATCACTAAGCGTTAATGCGCTCGGTGGTGTGAGCGGTGTATCCGGATATTCACTTGTATCCGCAGGAGTTGTGAACTCTAGAATATTACTTATGTTCCCCGCATCGCCGTTCCAAGTAATGTAGATCCGGTATGTAGTTTCCGGATTCAGTCCGGTAAGGGTTCGCGTGTAATAACTTCCCCATGTAATCCAGGCATTTGTATCCGCATTATAGATTTGAATGTCGTTATCCTCGACATCTTCCCGGAAATCCCACTCGATTTTAGCTGTATTATGCCTTAGACCATCTTCCGCCAATCTCAGGTGCTTTGGAGCCGTCATATCAACCTCTTCATCAAGAACTTCATTTTCAAGAGCGACTTCGCTTTCATCAGTATCTTCATTTTCACTTGACGGTACTTCATTTTCACTTGATGGTACTTCACTTTCATCCGGCACTATACTCTCACTTGGCAATTCACTTTCAGAAATAGCTTCATCCGCTGAAGTTGTGACAGGCGCAGATGAAGCAGATGTTATTCCTTCTTCCGCATGAACATAAGAAGGTTGGACCAAGGGTGTGAAAATTAAGATAAATGCAAGAAAGAAATTAATCCATTTGGTTTCTTTTTTCCTCAAAAATGAATTCATTTTTTTCACCTCTATCAAAGTTATTAAATTTGTAAATTAAGTAACTTCTGAAGTCATTCATAGATTCGGTAGGGTGTTATCGGAAATTTAGCGTGGGTGTGAATTGAATTTTTTTAAAGAAGTACCTGCATGAGGATTGAATATCGAGCGATGTAGGTTAGGATGATTTTATTTGAAAGCGTTTACTATAATATCTACCATACTAATGGTTGCCCCCGTAAATGCGGCATTTCCTGCTTATTCCCTCCTCTCCGTACGGCTGTAAAATGACCAACTGGAGTTACTTTAATAATGGATCCGATATAAAAAAATAAAAAGGGGAATAAACCTGCAATCCTGGGATAATATTTTCTTATCCTTGAATAAACCTTTGTATTAATAAAACAAAAAACACCTAGAGTCCATCCAGTGGATGGATCATAGGTGTTAGGTATTATTTACTCTCCCACACGACACGACTCGTGACCAAATCGATAATTTTTGCATTTTCTACAAAAGCGGCAAGCTTTAACGCATCCTGTTTCTTTAAAAAAGCATCAAAATAGGAACCATCTACATATAAAGCAACACCATGTTCTTCGGCAGGAATTTCGGAAGGGACTTCGGTAGAAGTTTCTGCATTCGTCAACATCGCCTCTGCGTTATCCTTGCTGGGTTGTTCTGTTTCTTGCAAGAATACGTCCTGTAGCGGCGCAGTTTCTCCTATTGCTATTACGGCTTCGCTCTCTATGGTTTCGCTCTCTGTAGTTAACTCATCGGTCTCTTCAGGCTGATCCGTTTCTGTACCGTCTGCATAGTCAGTCGTAAACTGCTCGATATCTCCTTCTTCGGTCGAAACAAAAAATTCCGTAGTATAAGGCTTCTGATAATAAATCACCTTATTGGAAGAAGAGCTTAGTCTCATAAAACTCAAAAACGTCTCGGAGTACGATACCGTAATCGTTCCTTCTGTAGCATTTGGAAGCTGCTTATACTCCACGATTAAATGACCTTCTGAATCATACCAATCATTATTCAGTGCTTCCTGTTTAAACTCGCTAAGCGCCTCAGGTGACGGCGGAAACTCTAAATAATCCGAAGCTTTATTGACGATATGTTCTGAGATGGGCTGTGCAATGTAATCCGAAAGTACAGGTTCAACCACTTTTTGTACCAGAATCAATAGAACTGCACAAATAATCAGCATGACAAAGGTCATTCGCAGGACCCTATTTATGTTATTCGCCATCATCTTATCCCCTTTTTCTATGTACAAAGACCTACTTATATAAAAGATATCGGTGAATACGATCGTTATGATGAGTCTTACTCATTTATAAAAATAACAAAAAACCTCCTGAACTAAGCATCACTTTCGCTATACTTAGGTTCAGGAGGTTTTTTCCTGCACATTTAAATTTCGATTCTGCGATATACCTCTCTTAGCAAGGCTCTTCGCTTGGTTTGCCTGCATCGGTTGCCGTACGGAACGAAGAACCGCAGCCGCATGTGGCAATCGCGTTCGGGTTATGAATCGTGAATCCCCCGGTCATACCGGATTCTTCAAAGTCAATTTCTAGACCTTCTAACAGACGAAGGCTGTCTTTCTCCACAACTACCTTCATATCCTGAACAGTCATAAATACATCTTGATCTGTTTCGTTATCGTCAAACCCCATTGCATATGAAAATCCGGTACAGCCACCGGGTGCTACGCCAAGACGCAAAAACATATTTGGTGTTTCTTGTTGCTCGAGCATCTCTTTCAAACGCTCTGCTGCTGCATCACTAATGGTAATCATCGGTCATACCTCCTTCTATCTAATAAGATTCAAGTCATCTCACGTTCATAGGGACGTAAAATGAAGTTGAATTCCTATATCATATGTAGAATTATACTCCACCTGTTCTCCTACCTCAAGAGATGAGCATGGAATAAAGATCCTAAGTAAACAAGCTTTTTACACCTTTGTATTGAACCGCTTGGATGTGAGGTTTATAATAGTAGGGAATTGTACATGTAATTGTCAAAGATTTGTCACAGAAACCTGCTTTTGCAGCCGTAATTTCAGTTGTAACTTTTTTCACATTCTACCATGACAACCGTTTGGTCTTTACATTATTTAATATGCGGGCGAACACAGAACGTCATGACTCAGGAGGAATAAGCATGTCTACATTAATCACACCATTTACAGATACGAAAATGGCTGCCATCGTCGAGAAAGTACAGAATGGACAGCGTTTGACACTGGAAGACGGTGTTTATCTTTATGAGAGCGATGATCTTCTTACAATCGGACAACTTGCCAATGAAGCAAATCTTCGCAAAAACGGTAAAAAAGTATATTTCATTGAAAATATGAGTTTGTATTTTACAAATGTATGTGAAGCACGCTGTGCATTTTGTAACTTCAGAAAAGACCAAGGGGAAGAAGGATCTTATACCCTTTCTGGTCAAGAGATGATTGACTATGTAGAACAGCACATCCATCCTGGTGTTAGGGAGTTCCACATTGTTGGTGGACATAATCCTCATGTGCCATTCGAGTATTATGTTGAATCCCTGCGTGCTCTGAACGAAAAATATCCGAATGTTACGCTTAAAGCATATACGGCAGCTGAGATTGATTTCTTCACACGAATTAGCGGTCTCAGTGTCAAAGAAGTTTTACAGGAACTACAAAACGCTGGACTCCAATCCCTCACAGGCGGCGGAGCAGAAATCTTATCGGATGAATATCGTCAGAAAATGAAAGTAACCAAAGCCAATGTTGATCGATATCTTGAGGTCCACCGGACAGCTCATCAGCTTGGTATGAAAACACACACCACCATGCTTTATGGTTCTGTTGAATCCTACGAAGATCGAATTCAGCATATGCTTCAGATTCGTGAGCTCCAAGATGAAACGGGTGGATTCATGGTCTTTATACCTCTCTCGATGCAGCCGAAAAGTAAAAATGCCGGTATTATGCGTCGTAACTCCGCCTATGAAGATCTCAAAACGATTGCGATCTCAAGACTTATGCTTGATAACATCGATCATGTAAAAGCCTATTTCATTAATATTGGCCCTCAATTAACGCAAGTAGCACTCAGCTTTGGGGCTTCTGATGTACATGGTACGATTGTACGTGAACAGATCAGTCATGCTGCTGGTGCGCTTACACCTGCAGGGCTGACTCGTAAAGAATTAATCTGGCTTGTAAAAGGTGCAGGCCGTATTCCCGTTGAACGTGATACCTTCTATAACGAGATCGAAGTTTTCGAATAATGACCTGATACTTGAAAGAGTTCCCATATGGATTCAGCTCTTTACTATAGAGCTGAATCCAATTTATTGTTTCCGCAGTTACATTCATTATCCCATCATCCCCACCCGGCCAAATGCATCATGACCGAGCGTAAACTAACATCTTTGCAAGATCGCATAAGAAAGGAAGTTAATTCGTCATGAAAAATATCGTTATCCTCGGAGGCGGCTACGGCGGTCTTACCGTAATTAAACATCTTCTTGAAGGCTCTATCCCAAATGATACCCAGATTGTCCTCGTGGACCGTATGCCTTTTCAAGGGCTCAAAACTGAATATTATGCACTTGCTGCAGGGACAGTATCTGATTATGATCTGCGTGTGCAGTACCCTGTTCATGAACGTCTGACCTATAAATATGGCGAAGTTGAAGCTATTGATTTAGAAGGAAAAGTAATTCAAATTCAAAATGAGGATCCCCTTCCGTATGACCAATTAGTGATTGGTCTTGGGTGCACAGACCGTTTTCATGGAACTCCGGGTGCAGAAGAATACAGCAATACCATTCAAAGCTTCCGAAACACACGTGAGACCTATCTGCGTGTAAGTGAAGTTAAACCCTATGGTCATGTTCACATTGTAGGAGGAGGACTCAGCGGGGTCGAGATTGCTGCAGAGATTAGAGAAAGCCGTTCAGATCTTAATGTGACCATCTTGGACAGAGGTGACCGTGTTCTTTCCGCTTTTCCGCAGCGATTATCTGCTTATGTAAGTGAATGGTTTGCAGAGCATCAGGTAGAGACTAGAAATCATATTTCAGTAGCCAGGGTAGAACCCCAGGCCATTTATAATCGGGATGAAGAAATCGTAACGGATGCGGTTATATGGACAGCAGGAATTCAGCCTGTAAAAATGGTCCGTGATCTGAATGTACAGAAAGATCCCCAAGGCCGAGTTACTCTTAATGAGTACTACCAGATTCCTGAATATCCTGAAGTATATGTCGTGGGTGACTGTGCGAGTCTTCCTTTTGCACCAAGCGCACAAGCTGCTGAAGTGCAAGGAGAACAAATTGCGCATATTATTCATGCCTTATGGAAGAATGAAAAACCCAAAACCGAAGCTCTCAAACTGCGCGGTACTCTAGGAGCACTCGGCAAGAAAGCTGGTTTTGGGCTTATGGGTAAGACATCGATGATGGGACGTGTTCCGCGGATTCTAAAAAGCGGTGTCCTCTGGATGTCGAAGCGTCATCTGGGTTAAAGAAGATTTTTCCCTTTAAAGATCCAGGTCATTCCATGCGTCAATTTCTGCAATTTTGGACAAAATGGCTTCATGCAGTTCCTTTGCACTTGCTGCTGTGACTACTTCCCCATTCACAAGAGCAAAGGGAGTACTGCTGCATTGTCCGCAATTCGTGAGGCATCCGTATTCGATTACATCGTATTCGAGGTTTTCTTCCAGTGCCTCAAAGACTTCATCTGTTCCAAAATGCATGTTGTTGGTACAAAATTCAATAATGGGTCTCAAATTATTCACCTGCTTCGGTTTTGACCATTTTATTTTGACTTCAATTGTACTATAATAAAGGGAAGGAAAGGAGTTGACAATATGAGCGAAAACGTACAAAGCAGCACCATGTATGATGAAGTTCTAGAAGTTCTTGATAAACTTCGCCCATTCCTGCAACGCGATGGCGGTGACGTGGAATTGGTTGATGTTGAAGACGGCATCGTTAAGCTGAAATTAATGGGTGCTTGCGGTAGTTGCCCAAGCTCCACCATTACATTAAAAGCAGGGATTGAACGCGCACTCGTTGAAGAAGTAGAGGGCGTACAAGAAGTAGTTCAAGTATTCTAATCATCCCATCAGCATATAAGAGAGTCCCGAATAGGGGACTCTCTTCTTTTATTCTGTAATGGTTGGACGAATAGGATCGAGTCCTCCCGATATATCCATAATATTTCCCGTTATAAAATCCGATTGATTCTTACATAGATAATGAATAACTCTTGCTACATCTTCTCCGCTTCCTGGTCTTCCTCTTGGTGTTTCCCTATCAATTAAACCACTTACTTGTTCAATGGTCATCTCTTTATGTGCTCCTCTGATATCACCAGGGCAAATCATATTTACCGTAATGCCATAAGGTGCTTCTTCGACGGCAAGCGTCTTTGTAAAAGAAACAAGCCCTACCTTCGCAGCGGCATAAACCGCCCGATGTGGCCAAGATCTCGCTTCACCGGCATGACTGAATCCGAAATGGATAATCCGGCCCCAGTTTTTCTTCCGCATACCCGGAAGCACCCGGTGATCTAACAACATCGTTCCTACCAGATTTCCTTGCGTTAACATAATAATGTCTTCTTGCGTATATTCGGAAAACAGCTTTCGATCCCTAATAAAAGGACCGGCATTGTTTATAAGTATATCCACTACACCAAGCTTATGCTCTACTGTTGAGACTAACCGTTCGATATCTTCTGCCTTACATATGTCCGCCTGTACTGCGATGCAACGAACACCCCGTTCTTTGACAGCTGCACATAATTCCTCTGCTTCCTTCTGACTATGTACATAATTCAGAGCAATATCATATCCTTCTGCTGCAAGCTGAAGTGCAGTCATCTTGCCAAGTCCCTTAGCGCTTCCTGTAATCAGAGCGACTTTGTTGTCCAACATCCCTTCCTCCTCCTAAAAAGAGCGGTTCCTACTCAGTATAATATAGCAGGAGTAATAAGAAAAGAAAGAAGGATTCCTAGAAAAAAAGAACCTGCCTCTATGAACAGAGCGCAGGTTCTTCGTCATTTTTTAGAATGCAGGAACGATAGCTCCCGCATAATTATTTTCAATGAAAGTTTTGATTTCATCGGAATTCAGAGCAGCATTAAGCTTTTGTACAGCTTCATCGTTCTGATTGTTCTCACGAGCGACAAGCACGTTCGCATAAGGAGAATCTTCATCTTCAATGAACAAAGCATCCTCAAGTGGATTTAAATCAGCTTCAAGTGCATAGTTCACGTTGATTACAGCGAGATCTACTTCACCCAGTTGTCTTGGAAGCATAGCTGCGTCCAGTTCAACGATTTTCACATTTTTCGGATTCTCTGCAATGTCACTGATTTTAGACTCTACATTCGTGTTGTCTTTCAGTTTAATAATACCGTTTTTATCAAGTAACATCAGGGCACGACCACCGTTAGTAGCATCATTAGGGATGGCGATCTTTGCACCCTCTTTTAATTCATCTGCAGTTTTAACTGTGTTAGAATAAGCTCCAATAGGTTCTACATGAACATTGTTAAGAGCTACCAAGTTCAAACCGCGTTTTTCATTTTCATCATTCAGATACGGCTTGTGTTGGAAGAAGTTCGCATCCAGCTGGTTTTGAGACAGCTGTAAATTAGGCTGTACATAATCGTTAAAGATGGTGATCTCAAGATCAATACCTTCTTCTGCGAGGATCGGCTTTACTTGCTCCAAAATCTCAGCATGCGGTACAGGTGATGCTCCTACTCGAAGGGTGACTCTTTTATCTGTCTGACCGCTATCGCCATTTCCTGTCGTATCCTTACCAGCAGAATCATTTCCACATGCAGCTAGAACTAGTACCAATGCGAGTGTAAGACCAGACAATAACCATTTTTTCATCGTTAAACCCTCCTATTTATAGTAAATCCCTATCTCTTAAAGAAAATTGCTATTTACGTGTAAAATGTTTGACTAATCTGTCCCCTGCCATCTGCAGGACTTGTACCAGAATAATCATTACAATAACGGCAACAATCATCACTTCTCGTTCATACCTGTAATATCCATAGTTAATGGCCAGCGCACCCAGTCCCCCGCCGCCAACCATCCCGGCCATTGCGGTGTAGGATATGAGGGTAACCACCGTGATTGTAATCCCTGCAAATAAACCAGGAAGAGCTTCAGGCATGAGCACCTTCATGATAATCTGCCCCGTGGAAGCCCCCATCGCCTGTGATGCTTCGATAACACCCTTGTCTACTTCGCGCAGAGAAGTCTCTACGAGCCTTGCAAAGAAAGGTGCTGCACCTACCACGAGCGGCGGGATTGTTCCCACAACCCCGATTGTTGTGCTAACCAGCGCTTTTGTGATCGGAAGCATGGCAACAATCAGAATAATAAAAGGAACTGATCGCAAAATATTTACGATAAAAGAAAGCACAGTGTATATGACACGATTCGGCATAGAAGCAGATCGTGAAGTTAGAAAGAGAATAATACCCACCGGCAGTCCAATAATAAAAGTAAAGATACCCGATACAAGCAGCATACTTAGTGTTTCTAAGGTAGCTTTTTGAATCTCATCCCAGTTAATGACGGAAAAATCAAGACCCACTATTCAGCACCTCCACTTCAAGACCTTGCGAAGTCAAGGATTCAACCGTTTTTAATATCTGTTCAGGATGTCCCTCTAATCGAACCATCAACTGACCATACGGCATCTGCTTAATTGTAGAGATTGTTCCTTGCAAGATTGCAAAATCCACTCCGGTTTGCCGCACCGTCTGCGATAAAATCGAATCATAGGTTTTACTCCCAAGAAAAGTGATTTTTACCGTTTGTGAATGTTCTAAATGCGTAGCCTGAATGGCTTCCTCCATTAAATCGCTAACTTCCGTTTCACGTAAAATAAATTCTTGGGTAACAGGATGTTGCGGTTTGAGGAATACTTCTGCAACTGGTCCTTCTTCCACAATCCCGCCTTGATGAATAACAGCCACCCGGTCACAGATGGTCTGAATTACATGCATCTCATGGGTGATGAGTACAATCGTAAGATTGTACTTCTGATTAATATCAAGCAAGAGCTTAAGTATGGAGTTCGTTGTCTGCGGATCAAGCGCTGAGGTGGCTTCATCACACAGCAGAACTTGAGGATCGCTTGCAAGCGCCCTTGCAATACCGACACGCTGTTTTTGCCCTCCGGACAGTTGAGAAGGATATTTGTTACTGTGGTTGGTGAGTCCCACGAGTTCAAGTAATTCCTTCACCTTTTGATCGACTTTCTTGTTGTCCGTTTTTACTAAACGCAGCGGGAATGCAATATTCTCATAAACGGTGGCAGAACTCAGCAGATTAAAATGCTGAAAAATCATCCCTATTTTGCGCCGCTGCGCTTGAAGTTGTGATTTATTTAATTTCGTCATATTAATACCGTCCACATAAACATCACCTGATGTTGGACGCTCTAATAAGTTAATCAACCGAATCAGTGTACTTTTCCCTGCTCCGGAATGACCGATTACACCAAAGATTTCGCCTTTATGAATAGACAAATCAAGCCCAGACAGTGCAGTGGTTACATGCTTTCCTTGTCCATAATCTTTGCGAATATTTTTTAATTCAATCAATACGGTACCTCCTTGCCTTGCGGTCATTCTCATTTTGACTCATAGACACAAAAAACCCCCTTTTTCACAGAAAAAGAGGGCATCAATAGTTAAACGACTCCTTCTCATCTGCCAAGACCAAAACGTATGATCTTGAAGGATTTAGCACCATGTCATCCTATATAGAAAAATAATCTATAAAGAATCGGTTGCCGGGCTTCATAGGGCCTGTCCCTCCGCCACTCTCGATAAGAATGATATGCAGTTATGAATAATGATAATGTCGAATGTTGACGTTTGCTAAACAAATAATTGTTTCAGAAACTTAGTGAAAGTATAAGATATTTCATAACACTTGTCAAAGGAAAATATTAAGAGCGAACCGTTTGTTTTTTCCATGTGCTAATCATGTACTCAAAGGATTCATGTAAACTTCTTGACACGAGATCCACACCAAGTTCCAGATCAGAAGTAAATGCTTTTAGGTCTTCTAGTTTCACTTTCCCATGCAGTGCTTGATGCCTTTGCCATAAATCATCTTGCATCTCCACATTCATATGATGGATCTCTGTATTTCGTCTTTTGCGAAGACGATTCATGGGCTGATGATACTTATCTTTCAAGCTGCTTAGTTGCATGAGAAGTGTCTTATGCTTGGGTTGCCCTTCGAGCTGTTTCAGAACCGTGAAATAGGAAAAATGGGCTTTGATTCTGGAGGTCTCTAAGTGATACCAGTCATCTAGAACATTACCCAGTTTGTCTAAGGTTGCAAACATACGGATGAAGCCGTCCTTGTAAAAGTATACGTACCTGGCATAATCGGCTTTTTCGTCTGGCCCCATATCATCTGTTGATTCCGCATGAACCTTTGCCGCATAAAAAGAAGCTGCATACGAACTTTGCTCGAGCTCATCCAATGAGGTAATGAGTCCACGAGTCCATATTTCCAGTTCACGATAATCATGTGTTGGGTCTGTACTCTCTTTTATTTCTTGCATGAGTAACTGCAACATACGCGCCATTGCATCCATTGCTTCTTTCAAGTATCCCGAGTTCACCCGGGGTGGTTCACCTAATAAAGTACGCAGCATATGAACATCCTCCCTGTACCTCATTTTCCCCCATCCAGGCACTCAGAATCCCTGCTTCTTATTGGACCTTTGCGAAATATGATTTCCAGCGCGAATCGACGAGTTCTACAATATCTTCCCTCGGAATGACTTCTTCAGGGTAACCTGGCTTCATCCGCGCATCAATCACGATCGGCAAGGAGTAACCAATATGATTCCGTTTCACTGAAGTATCTGCATACATGTCACTTGCTGGATTAAAGCGAGTAAATACAGTCCATAAGAAGGACATCTGATTCTTCGCTGTTTCTTGTGCATGATCAACTAGAATGACGAGCGGCCAAGTCTGTTCGAGTGCCCCAAAACGTTCTACAAGCCTGCCTGCAAGTTCTGGTTCTTCTTCGTAAGAAGCTCCCTCTACAAGCAGTACTCCACCGCAATAAGGTCTGATATCGGATATTTCAT from Paenibacillus polygoni encodes the following:
- a CDS encoding HesB/IscA family protein, producing MITISDAAAERLKEMLEQQETPNMFLRLGVAPGGCTGFSYAMGFDDNETDQDVFMTVQDMKVVVEKDSLRLLEGLEIDFEESGMTGGFTIHNPNAIATCGCGSSFRTATDAGKPSEEPC
- the mqnE gene encoding aminofutalosine synthase MqnE gives rise to the protein MSTLITPFTDTKMAAIVEKVQNGQRLTLEDGVYLYESDDLLTIGQLANEANLRKNGKKVYFIENMSLYFTNVCEARCAFCNFRKDQGEEGSYTLSGQEMIDYVEQHIHPGVREFHIVGGHNPHVPFEYYVESLRALNEKYPNVTLKAYTAAEIDFFTRISGLSVKEVLQELQNAGLQSLTGGGAEILSDEYRQKMKVTKANVDRYLEVHRTAHQLGMKTHTTMLYGSVESYEDRIQHMLQIRELQDETGGFMVFIPLSMQPKSKNAGIMRRNSAYEDLKTIAISRLMLDNIDHVKAYFINIGPQLTQVALSFGASDVHGTIVREQISHAAGALTPAGLTRKELIWLVKGAGRIPVERDTFYNEIEVFE
- a CDS encoding NAD(P)/FAD-dependent oxidoreductase, with the translated sequence MKNIVILGGGYGGLTVIKHLLEGSIPNDTQIVLVDRMPFQGLKTEYYALAAGTVSDYDLRVQYPVHERLTYKYGEVEAIDLEGKVIQIQNEDPLPYDQLVIGLGCTDRFHGTPGAEEYSNTIQSFRNTRETYLRVSEVKPYGHVHIVGGGLSGVEIAAEIRESRSDLNVTILDRGDRVLSAFPQRLSAYVSEWFAEHQVETRNHISVARVEPQAIYNRDEEIVTDAVIWTAGIQPVKMVRDLNVQKDPQGRVTLNEYYQIPEYPEVYVVGDCASLPFAPSAQAAEVQGEQIAHIIHALWKNEKPKTEALKLRGTLGALGKKAGFGLMGKTSMMGRVPRILKSGVLWMSKRHLG
- a CDS encoding YuzB family protein, which gives rise to MRPIIEFCTNNMHFGTDEVFEALEENLEYDVIEYGCLTNCGQCSSTPFALVNGEVVTAASAKELHEAILSKIAEIDAWNDLDL
- a CDS encoding NifU family protein; translation: MSENVQSSTMYDEVLEVLDKLRPFLQRDGGDVELVDVEDGIVKLKLMGACGSCPSSTITLKAGIERALVEEVEGVQEVVQVF
- a CDS encoding SDR family oxidoreductase gives rise to the protein MDNKVALITGSAKGLGKMTALQLAAEGYDIALNYVHSQKEAEELCAAVKERGVRCIAVQADICKAEDIERLVSTVEHKLGVVDILINNAGPFIRDRKLFSEYTQEDIIMLTQGNLVGTMLLDHRVLPGMRKKNWGRIIHFGFSHAGEARSWPHRAVYAAAKVGLVSFTKTLAVEEAPYGITVNMICPGDIRGAHKEMTIEQVSGLIDRETPRGRPGSGEDVARVIHYLCKNQSDFITGNIMDISGGLDPIRPTITE
- a CDS encoding MetQ/NlpA family ABC transporter substrate-binding protein → MKKWLLSGLTLALVLVLAACGNDSAGKDTTGNGDSGQTDKRVTLRVGASPVPHAEILEQVKPILAEEGIDLEITIFNDYVQPNLQLSQNQLDANFFQHKPYLNDENEKRGLNLVALNNVHVEPIGAYSNTVKTADELKEGAKIAIPNDATNGGRALMLLDKNGIIKLKDNTNVESKISDIAENPKNVKIVELDAAMLPRQLGEVDLAVINVNYALEADLNPLEDALFIEDEDSPYANVLVARENNQNDEAVQKLNAALNSDEIKTFIENNYAGAIVPAF
- a CDS encoding methionine ABC transporter permease, producing the protein MVGLDFSVINWDEIQKATLETLSMLLVSGIFTFIIGLPVGIILFLTSRSASMPNRVIYTVLSFIVNILRSVPFIILIVAMLPITKALVSTTIGVVGTIPPLVVGAAPFFARLVETSLREVDKGVIEASQAMGASTGQIIMKVLMPEALPGLFAGITITVVTLISYTAMAGMVGGGGLGALAINYGYYRYEREVMIVAVIVMIILVQVLQMAGDRLVKHFTRK
- a CDS encoding methionine ABC transporter ATP-binding protein, with product MIELKNIRKDYGQGKHVTTALSGLDLSIHKGEIFGVIGHSGAGKSTLIRLINLLERPTSGDVYVDGINMTKLNKSQLQAQRRKIGMIFQHFNLLSSATVYENIAFPLRLVKTDNKKVDQKVKELLELVGLTNHSNKYPSQLSGGQKQRVGIARALASDPQVLLCDEATSALDPQTTNSILKLLLDINQKYNLTIVLITHEMHVIQTICDRVAVIHQGGIVEEGPVAEVFLKPQHPVTQEFILRETEVSDLMEEAIQATHLEHSQTVKITFLGSKTYDSILSQTVRQTGVDFAILQGTISTIKQMPYGQLMVRLEGHPEQILKTVESLTSQGLEVEVLNSGS
- a CDS encoding Cthe_2314 family HEPN domain-containing protein, with product MLRTLLGEPPRVNSGYLKEAMDAMARMLQLLMQEIKESTDPTHDYRELEIWTRGLITSLDELEQSSYAASFYAAKVHAESTDDMGPDEKADYARYVYFYKDGFIRMFATLDKLGNVLDDWYHLETSRIKAHFSYFTVLKQLEGQPKHKTLLMQLSSLKDKYHQPMNRLRKRRNTEIHHMNVEMQDDLWQRHQALHGKVKLEDLKAFTSDLELGVDLVSRSLHESFEYMISTWKKQTVRS